One Anopheles marshallii chromosome 3, idAnoMarsDA_429_01, whole genome shotgun sequence genomic region harbors:
- the LOC128715989 gene encoding phospholipid-transporting ATPase ABCA3-like, translated as MATSSWEKFVLLLWKNWILQKRHYIQTLFEILIPVLCCSILLLVRGLVDPEYVDQNTIFKPLETDRLTHLAKMAQEKNFEFKLAYSPRNSLLEEVVQNAVRSLNANDPEARLSFASFADAREMESVLVESSFLAGVEFDDSWASWTAGDAMPDNLTFAVRFPGELRDDEFQFSNWVTNMLVVPFSPRLRNPEDDDGGSPSYYKEGFLGIQGAISRALLERRLAGVALPTVHVQRYSYPPYYDDAILEALQQLLALIIVISFFYTCINTVKYITIEKEKQLKEAMKIMGLSNWLHWSAWFVKCLILLTVSLSLITILLCVPFSSAAIFENSDWTLIWFFFFIYSITTICFCFMISVFFSKANTAAGIAGLLWFVSQLPFNVSQQNYDEMATGAKIGMCLLSNSGMSLAMFLTVRLEATAVGLRWSNLFEPATIDDGFNVGLVIIMLLVDAVLYLLIALYVEQVMPGEFGIARPWYFPFTKEFWVRNRTPSRDTLFNREEQSATTDSRYIEQDPAGYAGVEIKQLRKVYKGNKAAVDGLNLRMYENQISVLLGHNGAGKTTTMSMLTGVFSPTSGTALINGHDIRTDIEGVRSSLGLCPQHNVLFDEMTVHEHLKFFSRLKGVPVQAVSEEIDRYLKLLELVDKRNAQSHTLSGGMKRKLAVGMALCGGSKVVLLDEPTSGMDPSARRALWNLLQKEKQHRTMLLSTHFMDEADVLGDRIAIMAEGKLKAVGSPFFLKKSFGVGYRLICVKDARCDKQRLLAILRKYIPDVSIDTDIGSELSFILKEDYIDVFQRLLEDIEQQMVSCGITSYGISLTTMEEVFLKAGSDSFDETGTHTNGTVVETGSSEYALDRLHLLTGKELLLNQIQAQLLKKFLSTIRAWIQLVMMFVIPIFFVCMTFIITRSISAGNDLPALEINMDSYEKAITVLQGTNGDPARVAAFQNMFGEQGDLVTIDEDMTEYIVRKSKEDIASVNTRYFVGATIAGGSSYVGWFNNKAFHTAPLALNLIYNAILQAQCTQCRLHVVNKPLPYRLDTQLEKLNTGLNAGFQLAFNTGFAMAFVTALYIMFYIKERTSRAKLLQFVSGTNVTMFWLLAFIWDYTLFVLNSLVYIAAVAIFQEEGWSTFDELGRAFLLLLFFGFAALPVTYLFSFLFSVSATGFVRTMFVNVLSGAIFFTTVNILKFKGIDLNDVAEGLEWVFMFFPNFILSHGLNNLNAASSTANLCRKTCELLGPMCDVSNLCGNDARCCDLEVFSFGKVGIIRNLLFCLLIGCISFGLLFMLEYGVLQRLFRRTSKVSPSGTHNGHSSTEVDSDVLDEKRRIQNLNRKDIDGHNLLLRDVTKYYGNFQAVNSLSIGINHSECFGLLGINGAGKTTTFKMMTGDEEISSGDAWVKGISLRGDMNRAHRQIGYCPQFDALLEDLTGRETLRIFALLRGVRKQEVKNVSYILSEELNFAKHLDKRTKAYSGGNKRKLSTALALLGNPSVVYLDEPTTGMDPGAKRQFWDVICKVRNTGKSIVLTSHSMEECEALCTRLAIMVNGEFKCLGSTQHLKNKFSKGFLLTVKVARGSSEAQQKRVAGVKDFVMSRFNGAVLKEEYEDSLTFHIPVTDLKWSQMFGLMESSRQSLEIEDYALGQTSLEQVFLFFTKYQRLTE; from the exons ATGGCAACCAGCAGCTGGGAGAAGTTTGTGCTTCTCCTGTGGAAGAACTGGATCCTACAGAAACGCCACTACATTCAAACgctgtttgaaattttaataccGGTACTATGCTGCTCCATTCTGCTGCTCGTACGAGGACTGGTCGATCCGGAGTATGTCGATCAAAACACGATATTCAAACCGCTTGAAACTGACCGACTAACGCATCTGGCCAAAATGGCACAGGAGAAGAATTTCGAGTTCAAGCTAGCCTACTCGCCGCGGAACAGTTTGCTGGAGGAGGTCGTGCAGAACGCTGTGCGATCGTTGAACGCGAACGATCCTGAAGCGCGGTTAAGCTTCGCCTCGTTTGCTGATGCGCGGGAGATGGAAAGTGTGCTGGTGGAGTCGTCGTTTTTGGCTGGCGTCGAGTTCGACGACAGCTGGGCCAGCTGGACGGCTGGAGACGCAATGCCGGATAACCTGACGTTCGCTGTGCGGTTTCCGGGCGAGCTGCGAGACGACGAGTTCCAATTTTCGAACTGGGTTACCAACATGCTGGTGGTACCATTCTCACCTCGGTTGCGAAATCCGGAAGATGACGATGGTGGCTCGCCGAGCTACTACAAGGAAGGATTCCTCGGCATACAGGGAGCAATCTCCAGGGCATTGCTGGAACGCCGTCTCGCTGGTGTCGCGTTGCCGACGGTACACGTGCAGAGATATTCGTACCCACCGTACTACGATGATGCGATTCTGGAAGCTTTGCAACAGCTGTTAGCGCTTATCATCGTCATATCGTTCTTCTACACCTGCATCAACACGGTCAAATACATCACCATCGAGAAGGAGAAGCAGCTAAAGGAAGCGATGAAGATTATGGGCCTTTCCAACTGGTTGCATTGGTCGGCATGGTTTGTGAAGTGTCTCATCCTGTTGACGGTCTCGCTGTCACTCATCACGATACTCCTTTGC GTTCCCTTCAGCTCGGCGGCCATCTTTGAAAATTCCGACTGGACGCTTATCTGGTTCTTCTTTTTCATATACAGCATCACTACGATCTGCTTCTGCTTTATGATAAGCGTGTTCTTCAGCAAGGCCAACACGGCAGCCGGTATTGCCGGGTTGCTCTGGTTCGTTTCCCAGCTCCCGTTCAACGTGAGCCAGCAAAATTACGACGAAATGGCAACTGGAGCAAAGATAGGCATGTGTCTGCTCTCCAATTCCGGCATGTCGTTGGCAATGTTTCTGACCGTTCGGCTCGAGGCAACAGCGGTCGGGCTGCGGTGGTCTAATCTCTTCGAACCAGCCACCATCGATGATGGTTTCAACGTTGGACTGGTGATCATCATGCTACTAGTAGACGCGGTGCTTTACCTTCTGATCGCGCTCTACGTGGAGCAAGTAATGCCGGGAGAGTTTGGTATAGCACGACCATGGTATTTCCCCTTCACGAAGGAGTTCTGGGTACGCAATCGGACTCCATCACGTGACACACTGTTTAATCGCGAGGAACAGAGCGCTACTACCGACTCCCGCTACATCGAGCAGGATCCGGCCGGATATGCCGGAGTGGAAATTAAACAACTTCGCAAGGTGTACAAAGGAAACAAGGCGGCAGTGGATGGGTTGAATCTGCGTATGTACGAAAACCAGATATCCGTACTGCTCGGACATAATGGCGCAGGTAAAACGACGACTATGTCCATGTTAACCGGTGTCTTCTCACCCACTTCCGGAACGGCACTTATCAACGGGCACGACATTCGTACCGATATTGAGGGTGTACGGTCATCGCTGGGGCTCTGTCCACAGCACAATGTGCTGTTCGACGAGATGACAGTCCATGAACATTTGAAGTTTTTCTCGCGCCTCAAGGGTGTGCCTGTGCAGGCGGTCAGTGAAGAGATCGATCGGTATCTAAAGTTGCTTGAGCTGGTGGACAAGCGTAACGCCCAATCACACACACTGTCCGGTGGCATGAAGCGAAAGCTTGCCGTGGGTATGGCATTGTGCGGTGGTTCGAAGGTGGTACTGCTCGATGAACCCACCTCCGGTATGGATCCGTCAGCTCGGCGTGCCCTGTGGAACCTGCTGCAGAAGGAGAAGCAACATCGTACGATGCTACTGTCCACGCACTTCATGGACGAAGCGGACGTACTCGGCGATCGGATAGCGATCATGGCGGAGGGCAAACTGAAAGCGGTCGGCTCACCCTTCTTCCTGAAGAAGTCATTTGGCGTTGGGTATCGGTTGATCTGCGTGAAGGATGCACGCTGTGATAAGCAGCGTCTGTTGGCTATCCTGCGGAAGTACATCCCGGACGTTAGCATCGACACGGACATTGGTTCGGAACTTTCGTTCATCTTGAAGGAGGACTATATCGACGTGTTCCAGCGGCTGCTGGAAGATATCGAGCAGCAAATGGTTAGCTGCGGCATCACGAGCTACGGCATCTCGCTCACAACAATGGAGGAGGTGTTCTTGAA AGCCGGTAGTGACAGTTTTGATGAAACGGGAACTCATACAAACGGTACTGTTGTAGAGACAGGCAGTTCAGAAT ATGCATTGGATCGACTGCACCTGCTGACCGGTAAGGAGCTCCTTTTAAACCAAATACAAGCACAGCTGCTGAAGAAGTTCCTATCGACCATACGCGCCTGGATACAGCTGGTTATGATGTTTGTAATTCCAATATTCTTCGTCTGCATGACGTTTATCATCACGAGAAGCATTTCGGCAGGAAACGATCTGCCCGCATTGGAGATCAACATGGATTCTTACGAGAAAGCCATCACAGTACTGCAGGGTACGAACGGTGATCCGGCGAGGGTTGCAGCCTTCCAGAATATGTTTGGAGAACAAGGTGATCTAGTCACGATCGATGAGGACATGACGGAGTATATTGTGCGCAAG TCCAAAGAGGACATAGCCTCCGTAAATACGAGATATTTCGTGGGTGCTACCATCGCCGGTGGTTCATCGTACGTGGGTTGGTTCAACAACAAAGCCTTCCACACGGCACCGTTGGCCCTGAATCTAATTTACAACGCCATCCTGCAGGCCCAATGCACCCAATGTCGGTTGCATGTGGTGAACAAACCGCTTCCGTATCGGTTGGACACGCAGTTGGAAAAGCTCAACACAGGGCTGAACGCTGGCTTTCAGCTAGCGTTTAACACGGGCTTTGCGATGGCATTCGTGACGGCTTTGTACATCATGTTCTACATCAAGGAGCGCACGTCGCGTGCTAAGCTGTTGCAGTTCGTCAGCGGTACCAATGTGACCATGTTTTGGCTGCTTGCTTTCATTTGGGACTACACACTGTTCGTGCTGAACAGTTTGGTATACATCGCAGCGGTTGCCATTTTCCAGGAGGAAGGATGGTCGACATTTGATGAGCTAGGGCGAgcgtttctgctgctgcttttcttcGGGTTTGCTGCCCTCCCCGTGACATATCTGTTCTCGTTCCTGTTCAGCGTGTCAGCCACCGGATTCGTGCGCACGATGTTCGTTAACGTCCTTTCGGGGGCTATATTTTTCACCACGGTCAACATTCTCAAGTTTAAGGGCATCGATCTGAACGATGTGGCCGAGGGTCTTGAATGGGTGTTTATGTTCTTCCCCAACTTTATACTTAGTCACGGGTTGAACAACCTGAACGCAGCGTCCAGTACGGCGAACTTATGTAGGAAGACTTGCGAGCTGCTTGGTCCAATGTGTGACGTTAGCAACTTGTGCGGGAACGATGCGCGTTGTTGCGATCTGGAGGTGTTCTCTTTCGGCAAGGTTGGCATCATACGGAATCTACTCTTTTGCCTGTTGATTGGGTGCATCAGCTTCGGGTTGCTGTTTATGCTGGAGTACGGTGTACTGCAACGATTGTTCCGTCGGACATCCAAGGTTAGCCCATCCGGAACGCATAACGGCCATAGCAGCACCGAGGTCGATTCGGACGTACTGGATGAAAAGCGTCGCATACAGAATCTCAACCGAAAGGACATCGATGGACATAACTTGCTGTTGCGCGATGTGACAAAGTATTACGGCAATTTCCAGGCGGTAAACAGCCTATCGATTGGCATCAACCATTCCGAGTGCTTTGGACTGCTGGGCATCAACGGGGCCGGTAAGACAACGACTTTCAAGATGATGACCGGCGATGAGGAAATTTCATCTGGTGATGCTTGGGTAAAGGGTATCAGTCTACGTGGAGATATGAATCGGGCACATCGTCAGATTGGGTACTGTCCACAGTTTGACGCACTGCTGGAAGATCTGACGGGCCGAGAAACATTACGCATTTTTGCGCTACTGCGAGGCGTACGAAAACAGGAGGTGAAAAATGTGTCCTACATCCTGTCGGAGGAGTTGAACTTTGCCAAACATCTGGACAAGCGCACGAAAGCGTACAGCGGAGGCAACAAGCGAAAGCTCAGCACGGCACTAGCACTGCTTGGCAACCCGTCGGTGGTGTACTTGGACGAACCGACCACCGGTATGGATCCGGGTGCGAAGCGACAGTTCTGGGACGTGATTTGCAAGGTGCGTAATACTGGCAAATCGATCGTGCTGACGTCGCACAGTATGGAAGAATGTGAGGCCCTATGCACCCGGCTAGCCATCATGGTGAACGGAGAGTTCAAGTGTCTCGGTTCGACCCAACATCTGAAGAACAAATTCTCCAAAGGATTTCTGCTAACGGTCAAGGTAGCACGAGGATCTTCCGAAGCTCAGCAAAAGCGTGTCGCTGGTGTGAAAGACTTTGTAATGAGTCGCTTCAATGGAGCAGTGCTAAA AGAGGAATACGAAGATTCGCTCACATTCCACATACCGGTGACGGACCTGAAATGGTCCCAGATGTTCGGTCTGATGGAAAGCTCCCGGCAATCACTGGAAATAGAGGACTACGCTCTCGGTCAAACGTCGCTCGAACAGGTGTTCCTGTTTTTCACCAAATATCAACGCCTGACAGAGTAA
- the LOC128715988 gene encoding phospholipid-transporting ATPase ABCA3-like: protein MASTSRWSKFVLLLWKNWIIQKRHYVQTVFEILIPVLCCAMLIIVRGLVDPDQVLKPTIFDRLNIGSLADLEGVFPPVSFSVAYSPQNEVLQKLLEDALDTEIRTFRNVALIPLENARELESQLMQSNYIGGIEFPDSYANSTDLPQKLRFAVRLPGELRFTGWTFGNWRTNFMVVPFVQGLRNANDSDGGSPNYYREGFLTLQAAISRTFIRRQSAEYVLPDVSLRRFPYPPYYEDLVLVAMERLLPMIILISFFYTCINTVKFITIEKEKQLKEAMKIMGLPNWLHWTAWFVRCLILLLITISLLVFLISANLTSNTDLSVIEYADWTVLWFFFFTYILVTICFCFMMSVFFDKANTAAGIAGLMWFLFAIPFNIAVQNYDEMAMGTKIASSLLSNTAMSFGIMNMIRLEANQVGLQWSNLFSSPSMGDEFSVGLVMVMFLVDALLYLAIALYFEQVMPGEFGVAKPWNFLFTRDFWKRNRIEDGSGDRQKMESSVYFEQEPNIERAGVRIVNLRKVYGKKVAVEGLNLNMFDGQITVLLGHNGAGKTTTMSMLTGMFSPTSGTALVNGYDIRKDIEDVRFSLGLCPQHNVLFNELTVAEHLKFFSQLKGVSRDKTENEIEKYVTLLELTDKRNAQSHTLSGGMKRKLGVGIALCGGSRVVLLDEPTSGMDPSARRALWDLIQKEKVDRTVILSTHFMDEADVLGDRIAIMAEGKLRAIGSPFFLKKSLGAGYRLICVKESHCDKQRVVSILRKYIPEVRIETDIGTELSFVLREDYLKVFQPMLEELEDQMGSCGISSYGISLTTMEEVFLRAGSDSQNTDHSMAVTNGHGSIDMSESSDIYALDGLTLLDGSRRLFQQIYAQFYKKFLTTIRSWITLSLQMLIPVLFVLLSYLIFLNSSGGRDLPELKINFDGYTGSLTVLETAVGLESATEAFRERFRQEPPVHQLVVIEEDMSTYILNKSAQNIAAFNTRYWVGASLSSSTCTAWFNNKAYHSAPLAVNLIYNALLQSLCPDCELQVSNKPLPYRLDTQLQRLETGANAGFQLAFNTGFAMAFVSALFILFYIKERITRAKLLQFVSGVNVTLFWTISYLWDYLVFVLSAICYIVTLAIIQQDGWSTFEQLGRVFLVLLFYAFSSLPVTYLFAYMFHVPATGFVKMMLLNVLSGTIFFTAVSLLRFDGIDLQDVADVLEWIFLFFPSFSLTQSMNALNMVGGREALCQRACEQITICTEELKCLLVPQCCGMSAFTFDQQTGINRNLLFFTGIGLVSFAIILLVDYRVMKKLFSRKANNVEMSNDQGETDSDVLEEKRRIAACSDGELVSYNLVLKELSKSYGKFVAVNKLSVGVRHSECFGLLGINGAGKTSTFKMMTGDENITSGDAWVNGFNLRTDMNRVHKHIGYCPQFDALLEDLTGRETLHIFALMRGVRRREINGVSLTLAEELNFTKHLDKRTKAYSGGNKRKLSTALALIGNPSVVYLDEPTTGMDPGAKRQFWNVICKIRNSGKSIVLTSHSMEECEALCTRLAIMVNGEFKCLGSTQHLKNKFSEGFLLTVKTKRNLPDAAERVKSFVTSQFTGSVLREEYQDSLTFHIARSNQRWSTMFGLMETSKEQFGIEDYALGQTTLEQVFLFFTKYQRIVD, encoded by the exons ATGGCGTCTACTTCGCGCTGGAGTAagtttgtgctgctgctgtggaaGAACTGGATCATACAGAAGCGCCACTATGTGCAGACGGTGTTTGAGATCCTAATACCGGTATTGTGCTGTGCGATGTTAATAATTGTGCGAGGCCTAGTTGATCCGGACCAGGTGCTTAAGCCAACGATCTTTGATCGTTTAAATATAGGATCGCTGGCTGATCTTGAAGGTG TTTTTCCACCCGTATCCTTCAGCGTGGCATACTCACCACAGAATGAGGTACTGCAAAAGCTACTGGAAGATGCACTGGATACGGAGATTAGAACATTTCGCAATGTGGCATTAATTCCACTGGAAAATGCACGCGAACTTGAGAGTCAGCTAATGCAGAGCAACTACATCGGTGGAATCGAGTTCCCGGATAGCTACGCA AATAGCACCGATCTGCCACAAAAGCTTCGCTTTGCCGTTCGTCTTCCGGGCGAGCTGCGCTTCACCGGATGGACATTCGGTAATTGGCGCACCAACTTCATGGTCGTGCCGTTCGTGCAGGGGCTGCGGAATGCAAACGATTCGGATGGTGGCAGTCCGAATTATTACCGCGAAGGTTTCCTCacgctgcaggccgccatttcGCGTACCTTCATACGACGGCAGAGTGCCGAATATGTTCTGCCGGATGTATCACTGCGG CGGTTTCCTTATCCACCGTACTACGAAGATTTAGTGCTGGTAGCCATGGAGCGTTTGCTGCCGATGATAATACTGATTTCGTTTTTCTACACCTGCATCAACACGGTGAAATTCATCACCATCGAGAAGGAAAAGCAACTGAAGGAGGCGATGAAAATTATGGGCCTCCCGAACTGGTTGCACTGGACGGCGTGGTTCGTACGGTGTCTCATTCTGCTGTTGATTACAATCTCGCTGCTGGTGTTCCTAATCAGC GCAAATCTAACATCAAACACCGATTTGTCCGTCATCGAGTACGCCGACTGGACGGTACTgtggttcttcttcttcacgTACATTTTGGTAACGATATGCTTCTGTTTCATGATGAGTGTCTTCTTCGACAAAG CGAACACTGCCGCTGGAATCGCTGGACTAATGTGGTTCCTGTTTGCCATACCGTTCAACATCGCCGTGCAGAACTACGACGAGATGGCGATGGGAACGAAGATAGCTTCCAGCCTGCTCTCCAACACGGCCATGTCGTTTGGCATTATGAACATGATACGCCTGGAGGCGAACCAGGTCGGGTTGCAGTGGAGCAACCTATTCTCATCGCCCTCGATGGGGGACGAATTCAGCGTTGGGCTGGTGATGGTAATGTTTCTGGTCGATGCACTGCTCTACCTTGCCATTGCGCTCTACTTCGAGCAGGTAATGCCGGGTGAGTTCGGTGTTGCCAAACCGTGGAATTTCCTTTTCACGCGTGATTTCTGGAAGCGGAATCGCATCGAGGATGGGTCCGGTGACCGGCAGAAGATGGAAAGCTCGGTGTACTTCGAGCAAGAACCGAACATCGAACGGGCCGGCGTACGGATAGTGAATCTGCGCAAGGTGTACGGGAAGAAGGTGGCCGTGGAGGGACTAAATCTGAACATGTTCGATGGACAGATAACGGTCCTGCTCGGACATAATGGTGCCGGCAAAACGACGACAATGTCCATGCTGACGGGAATGTTTTCACCCACGTCCGGTACGGCCCTGGTAAATGGATACGACATCCGGAAGGATATTGAGGATGTGCGGTTCTCGTTGGGACTCTGCCCGCAGCACAACGTGCTGTTTAACGAGCTGACGGTGGCGGAGCACTTGAAGTTCTTCTCGCAGCTGAAGGGCGTATCGCGGGATAAGACGGAGAATGAGATAGAGAAATATGTCACCCTGCTCGAACTGACCGACAAACGGAACGCACAGTCACACACACTGTCCGGTGGCATGAAGCGTAAGCTGGGCGTCGGGATTGCACTGTGCGGTGGATCACGGGTGGTACTGCTCGACGAACCCACCTCCGGTATGGATCCGTCGGCTCGGCGTGCCCTGTGGGATCTGATCCAGAAGGAAAAAGTGGACCGTACGGTTATCCTTTCCACGCACTTCATGGACGAAGCGGATGTGCTGGGCGACAGGATAGCGATCATGGCGGAGGGCAAGCTGCGTGCAATCGGGTCACCGTTTTTCCTGAAGAAAAGTTTGGGTGCCGGTTATCGGTTGATCTGCGTGAAGGAATCGCACTGCGACAAGCAACGGGTGGTGTCCATCCTGCGGAAGTACATCCCGGAGGTGCGTATCGAGACGGACATCGGGACGGAGCTATCGTTTGTGCTGCGTGAGGATTACTTGAAGGTGTTCCAGCCGATGCTCGAAGAGCTGGAGGACCAGATGGGTAGCTGCGGCATATCGAGCTACGGGATATCGCTTACCACGATGGAAGAGGTGTTCTTACG cgcCGGAAGCGATTCACAAAACACGGACCATTCTATGGCAGTGACCAATGGGCATGGATCTATAGATATGAGCGAAAGCAGCGATATAT ACGCACTCGACGGACTTACGCTTCTGGATGGTTCGAGGCGATTATTCCAGCAAATTTATGcacaattttacaaaaaattcCTCACAACAATTCGAAGCTGGATAACACTTTCACTGCAGATGCTAATACCGGTGCTGTTTGTGCTGCTGTCCTATCTAATTTTTCTAAACTCCTCCGGCGGGCGAGATCTTCCCGAGTTGAAGATAAATTTCGATGGTTACACTGGCTCCTTAACGGTGCTGGAAACGGCCGTTGGTCTAGAATCGGCTACTGAAGCATTTCGCGAGCGATTCCGGCAGGAACCTCCAGTACATCAGTTAGTTGTGATCGAGGAAGACATGAGTACGTACATACTTAACAAG TCAGCGCAGAACATCGCGGCATTCAATACCCGGTATTGGGTGGGTGCCTCTCTAAGCAGTTCCACGTGTACGGCGTGGTTTAACAACAAAGCGTACCATAGTGCACCGCTGGCGGTCAATCTGATTTATAACGCGTTGCTACAATCGCTCTGCCCCGACTGTGAGCTGCAAGTCAGCAACAAACCCTTGCCGTATCGATTGGACACCCAATTGCAGCGCTTGGAAACCGGTGCGAATGCCGGCTTTCAGTTAGCGTTCAACACCGGTTTCGCGATGGCATTCGTGTCGGCACTGTTCATCCTGTTCTACATCAAGGAACGCATAACGCGGGCCAAACTGTTGCAGTTCGTGAGTGGCGTCAATGTCACGCTCTTCTGGACGATCTCCTACCTGTGGGACTATTTGGTGTTTGTGCTGTCGGCGATATGCTACATCGTCACGCTCGCCATCATACAGCAGGACGGTTGGAGTACGTTTGAACAGCTGGGCAGAGTGTttttggtgctgctgttttaCGCCTTCTCTAGTCTGCCGGTAACATATCTGTTCGCGTACATGTTCCACGTGCCCGCTACCGGGTTCGTGAAGATGATGCTGTTGAATGTGCTGTCTGGTACGATCTTCTTCACCGCCGTCTCACTGTTGCGCTTCGACGGCATCGATTTACAGGACGTGGCGGACGTGCTCGAGTGGATCTTCCTATTCTTCCCGAGCTTCTCGTTGACGCAGAGTATGAACGCGTTGAACATGGTCGGTGGCCGGGAAGCGTTGTGCCAGCGGGCCTGCGAGCAGATTACGATCTGTACGGAGGAACTCAAATGTTTACTGGTGCCGCAGTGTTGCGGTATGAGTGCGTTTACGTTCGATCAGCAGACGGGCATCAATCGGAATTTGCTGTTTTTCACCGGCATCGGATTGGTGTCGTTCGCGATCATACTGCTCGTGGACTATCGTGTGATGAAGAAGCTTTTCTCCCGCAAAGCGAACAATGTCGAGATGTCTAACGATCAGGGAGAAACTGACTCGGACGTGCTGGAGGAGAAACGCCGCATTGCCGCCTGCAGTGATGGAGAGCTGGTGTCGTACAATCTGGTATTGAAGGAGCTTTCCAAGAGCTACGGCAAATTTGTAGCAGTGAACAAATTATCCGTCGGCGTCCGGCACTCGGAATGCTTCGGACTGCTGGGCATCAACGGGGCAGGGAAAACGTCCACCTTCAAGATGATGACCGGCGACGAGAACATAACGTCCGGTGATGCTTGGGTGAATGGGTTCAATTTGCGTACGGATATGAATCGAGTGCACAAGCACATCGGCTACTGTCCACAGTTTGACGCACTGCTGGAAGATCTGACGGGCCGGGAAACGCTGCACATCTTCGCGCTGATGCGTGGAGTTCGCCGAAGAGAGATTAATGGTGTGTCACTTACGCTGGCGGAAGAGTTGAACTTTACGAAGCATCTCGACAAGCGCACGAAAGCGTACAGCGGAGGCAACAAGCGAAAGCTCAGCACGGCGTTGGCACTGATTGGCAACCCGTCGGTGGTGTACTTGGACGAACCGACCACCGGTATGGATCCGGGTGCGAAGCGACAGTTCTGGAACGTGATTTGCAAGATTCGTAATTCGGGCAAATCGATCGTGCTGACGTCGCACAGTATGGAAGAATGTGAGGCCCTATGCACCCGGCTAGCCATCATGGTGAACGGAGAGTTCAAGTGTCTCGGTTCGACCCAACATCTGAAGAACAAATTCTCCGAAGGTTTTCTACTTACGGTCAAGACAAAGCGCAATCTGCCGGATGCCGCCGAGAGGGTTAAATCGTTCGTAACTAGTCAATTTACGGGTTCCGTGTTGAG AGAAGAGTACCAGGATTCGCTAACGTTCCACATCGCACGCAGCAACCAACGGTGGTCGACCATGTTCGGTCTGATGGAAACATCAAAAGAACAGTTCGGTATCGAGGATTACGCCCTCGGGCAAACAACGCTCGAGCAGGTGTTCCTGTTTTTCACCAAATATCAAAGAATCGTAGACTAA